The following are encoded together in the Platichthys flesus chromosome 9, fPlaFle2.1, whole genome shotgun sequence genome:
- the LOC133960825 gene encoding axonemal dynein light intermediate polypeptide 1-like: MKKQNISSAPASRLDVMRLQQLLDTKLKQRQAKERGICPFRRELYSQCLDELIRQVTITCSERGLLLLQIRNEIQMTLAAYETLYESGVASGMRKFLQAEQGKVDMEKRISDLENEIQDLRGELEQQKAKCDEIERNANERQAWENERLTGEIDSLKRVSEELKVRKLNLLLFGSSLRRTCVIQLLAFGKQKKLLPDI; encoded by the exons ATGAAGAAGCAAAACATCTCCAGTGCACCTGCTTCAAGACTAGATGTTATGcgcctccagcagctcctggacACAAAGCTGAAGCAGCGGCAGGCCAAGGAAAGAGGCATCTGCCCTTTCCGCAGGGAGCTCTATTCCCAGTGCTTAG ATGAGCTCATTCGACAGGTGACCATCACGTGTTCTGAGAggggtctgctgctgctgcagattaGAAATGAGATTCAAATGACGTTGGCGGCCTACGAGACACTGTATGAAAGCGGTGTGGCTTCTGGCATGAGGAAATTCCTGCAGGCTGAACAGGGCAAGGTTGACATGGAGAAAAGG ATTTCTGATCTGGAGAATGAGATACAAGACCTCCGGGGGGAACTGGAACAACAGAAAGCTAAATGTGATGAGATTGAAAGGAACGCAAACGAAAGGCAAGCGTGGGAGAACGAGAGGCTCACAGGGGAGATAGACTCCCTCAAGAGAGTCAGTGAGGAACTTAAGGTGAGAAAACTTAACTTGCTTCTCTTCGGCTCAAGCCTCAGGAGGACCTGTGTT ATCCAACTGCTGGCATTTGGCAAACAGAAGAAACTACTACCAGACATCTAA